From the genome of Geminocystis herdmanii PCC 6308, one region includes:
- the aroF gene encoding 3-deoxy-7-phosphoheptulonate synthase — protein MIVVMKVGTPEAEVNRVGDELTTWGLSPEKIVGQHKVVIGLVGETASLNPEQIQEVSPWIETVLRVEQPFKRASLDYRHGQPSEVVVPTPNGAVTFGLNHPIVIVAGPCSVENEEMIVETAKRVKTAGAKFLRGGAYKPRTSPYAFQGHGESALELLAAARDASGLGIITEVMDTADLDVIVEFADVIQVGARNMQNFSLLKKVGAQPKPVLLKRGMSATISEWLMAAEYILAAGNSNVILCERGIRTFDREFARNVLDLSVIPVLRSLTHLPIMIDPSHGTGKAEYVPSMAMAAIAGGTDSLMIEVHPNPAKALSDGPQSLTPDAFDRLVQELSVIGKAVDRWETPVPVLA, from the coding sequence ATGATCGTTGTAATGAAAGTGGGTACTCCCGAAGCCGAAGTTAATCGTGTCGGTGATGAGTTAACCACTTGGGGATTAAGTCCTGAAAAAATTGTCGGACAACATAAAGTCGTTATCGGTTTAGTGGGAGAAACAGCTTCCCTTAATCCTGAGCAAATTCAAGAGGTTAGCCCTTGGATTGAAACGGTTTTACGAGTGGAACAACCTTTTAAACGTGCTAGTTTAGATTATCGTCATGGGCAACCTAGCGAAGTAGTTGTACCGACTCCTAATGGTGCGGTTACTTTTGGTTTAAATCATCCGATCGTCATTGTAGCAGGTCCTTGTTCGGTGGAAAACGAAGAAATGATCGTGGAAACCGCCAAAAGAGTTAAAACCGCAGGGGCAAAATTTTTAAGAGGTGGGGCTTATAAACCTCGTACTTCTCCCTATGCTTTCCAAGGGCATGGTGAAAGTGCTTTAGAATTATTAGCCGCCGCTAGAGATGCTTCAGGATTAGGAATTATCACTGAAGTTATGGATACAGCAGATTTAGATGTAATTGTGGAATTTGCGGACGTTATCCAAGTAGGAGCACGAAATATGCAAAATTTCTCTCTTTTGAAAAAAGTGGGTGCTCAACCTAAACCAGTTCTCTTAAAAAGAGGTATGTCTGCTACTATTTCCGAATGGTTAATGGCGGCTGAATATATCCTCGCCGCTGGAAATTCCAACGTCATCTTATGTGAAAGAGGTATTCGTACTTTCGATCGAGAGTTTGCTCGTAATGTATTAGATTTATCTGTAATTCCTGTATTGCGTTCTTTAACTCATTTACCGATTATGATTGATCCTAGTCATGGTACAGGTAAAGCGGAATATGTGCCTAGTATGGCAATGGCTGCCATCGCAGGGGGTACAGATTCTTTGATGATCGAAGTACACCCTAACCCGGCTAAAGCCCTCTCTGATGGACCTCAATCCTTGACTCCTGATGCTTTCGATCGATTGGTTCAAGAGTTATCTGTCATCGGTAAAGCAGTCGATCGTTGGGAAACCCCTGTTCCTGTTTTAGCTTAA
- the nrdR gene encoding transcriptional regulator NrdR translates to MLCPSCSSDNSKVLESRTTEKGQSIRRRRECLDCGHRFTTYERIEFVPITVIKKDGSKESFDRSKILRGIVRACEKTGIEAEFLESLVENIELEIEENFMREITTQSIGELVLSHLSSLSEVAYVRFASVYGKFTSIEDFVSILQQMQKEEI, encoded by the coding sequence ATGTTATGCCCTTCTTGTAGCTCTGATAATAGTAAGGTGTTGGAATCTCGCACGACGGAAAAAGGACAGAGTATCAGGCGTAGAAGGGAGTGTTTAGATTGTGGACATCGTTTTACTACCTATGAAAGAATTGAATTTGTACCGATTACGGTAATTAAGAAAGATGGTAGTAAGGAATCTTTCGATCGATCTAAGATATTAAGAGGTATAGTCAGGGCGTGTGAAAAAACAGGTATTGAGGCAGAGTTTTTAGAGTCGTTGGTAGAAAATATTGAGTTAGAAATAGAAGAAAATTTTATGAGAGAAATCACAACTCAATCCATCGGTGAATTGGTATTAAGTCATTTGAGTAGTTTGTCAGAAGTCGCTTATGTTCGATTTGCTTCTGTGTATGGCAAGTTTACCAGTATTGAGGATTTTGTGAGCATTCTTCAACAAATGCAAAAAGAAGAAATATAG
- a CDS encoding dihydroorotase, with product MGIMVNNRQLFQQIRILDPISQIDRVSDILLNQGIITEISDQIISHDEKTEIIDGKGLIIAPALVDLYSQSGEPGDEERETLKSLTEASQAGGFSRVGILPNTNPVIDNPSVVSWIKQKTAHNPTQFYIWGALTQNLAGAIIAPLAELAEAGVIGFTDNRPHSNLQLVRKLLEYAQPFNLPVALVPTNIELRGNGVIRESRTSIRLGLVGNPDIAETIAIASLLELVSLTKTPIHLMRISTARGVQLIKQAKENNLPVTASVNWHHLILNTEIIASYNPNLKFEPPLGTEIDRIALVQGIKNNIIDSIAVDHTPYTYEEKTVAFAQAPQGSIGLELILPLLWENLVITGELSALELWRSLSINPLKCLKQEPMGIQVGKPAELVLFSPQQSWMVTPSQLKSLSFNTYWLDQQINGKLIL from the coding sequence ATGGGAATCATGGTGAATAATAGACAACTTTTTCAACAAATAAGAATTTTAGACCCCATATCACAAATCGATCGAGTTAGTGATATATTATTGAATCAAGGTATCATCACAGAAATTAGTGATCAGATTATCTCCCATGATGAAAAAACAGAAATTATTGACGGTAAGGGGTTAATTATAGCACCTGCATTGGTTGATTTGTATAGTCAAAGTGGTGAGCCGGGCGACGAAGAAAGAGAAACCTTAAAAAGTTTAACGGAAGCCTCCCAAGCTGGAGGTTTTTCGAGGGTAGGGATTTTACCAAATACTAATCCCGTCATCGACAATCCTAGTGTGGTGTCATGGATAAAACAAAAAACCGCCCATAATCCAACTCAATTCTACATCTGGGGGGCATTAACTCAAAATTTGGCAGGTGCAATCATTGCGCCGTTAGCAGAATTAGCCGAAGCGGGAGTGATTGGTTTTACTGACAATCGCCCCCATAGTAATTTACAGTTAGTGAGGAAGTTGTTAGAATATGCACAACCTTTTAATTTACCGGTGGCTTTAGTGCCAACAAATATAGAGTTAAGAGGTAATGGAGTAATCAGAGAAAGTCGTACTTCCATTCGTTTGGGTTTAGTGGGAAATCCAGACATTGCGGAAACCATTGCTATTGCTTCTCTTTTAGAATTGGTATCCCTCACAAAAACTCCTATTCATTTAATGCGTATCTCTACAGCGCGAGGAGTACAATTAATTAAACAAGCCAAAGAAAATAATTTACCTGTTACTGCCAGTGTGAATTGGCATCATTTAATTTTAAATACGGAAATTATTGCTAGTTATAACCCTAATTTAAAATTTGAACCTCCTTTAGGTACTGAAATCGATCGAATTGCTTTAGTACAGGGTATTAAAAATAATATCATAGACTCGATCGCTGTGGATCATACTCCTTATACTTATGAGGAAAAAACCGTTGCTTTTGCCCAAGCACCCCAAGGCTCGATCGGGCTAGAATTAATATTACCGTTATTGTGGGAAAATCTGGTTATCACGGGGGAATTGTCGGCTTTGGAATTATGGCGCAGTTTGAGTATTAATCCCTTAAAATGTTTAAAACAAGAACCTATGGGGATACAAGTAGGAAAACCTGCGGAATTAGTCTTATTTTCACCACAACAATCATGGATGGTAACTCCTTCCCAACTCAAATCTTTATCTTTTAATACCTATTGGTTAGATCAACAAATTAATGGAAAATTGATATTATAG
- a CDS encoding photosystem II reaction center protein T has product MESVAYILVLAMMISVLFFAVAFREPPKINK; this is encoded by the coding sequence ATGGAAAGTGTTGCTTATATTCTCGTGTTGGCTATGATGATCTCAGTATTATTTTTCGCTGTAGCATTTCGTGAGCCTCCTAAAATTAACAAGTAA
- a CDS encoding DUF4332 domain-containing protein: protein MNCIDIALLPGISPIDLKNLKSLGINTNLALLQWSIDRQKQEELAQKMGVNLKNILKWIALADLSRLESVGNQYCGLILHSGILSCRQLSQVSVPKLHQQILRLQVATLGRKDLCPPLPLVKTWVKEAGQLGIRN, encoded by the coding sequence ATGAACTGTATTGATATAGCATTATTACCCGGTATAAGCCCGATCGATCTCAAAAACCTTAAATCTCTAGGTATAAATACTAATTTAGCTTTGCTTCAATGGTCGATCGATCGGCAAAAACAAGAAGAATTAGCTCAAAAAATGGGAGTTAATCTTAAAAATATTTTGAAATGGATTGCTCTAGCTGATTTATCCCGTTTGGAAAGTGTGGGAAATCAATATTGTGGTTTAATCTTACACTCAGGAATCTTATCCTGTCGTCAATTAAGCCAAGTATCCGTACCTAAGTTACACCAACAAATTCTGCGTTTACAAGTAGCGACTTTAGGCAGAAAAGATTTATGTCCGCCCCTTCCCCTCGTAAAAACGTGGGTAAAAGAGGCAGGACAATTAGGAATTAGGAATTAG
- a CDS encoding PAM68 family protein codes for MPSSSSNRNSLPFEPKKNKKVVKKTTNTPANKSETKSTKNYQRNKNNTSFKEIPEVISQRMIRRMAIFSGLPTGLGIFSFFAFYFLVKQEWFKIPNTAVLLVTMGLFGLGVLGLSYGILSTSWDEERVGTRWGWSDFTLNFGRMTSAWKNARQESINK; via the coding sequence TGAACCCAAAAAGAATAAAAAAGTAGTAAAAAAAACTACTAATACTCCCGCAAATAAATCTGAAACAAAATCAACTAAAAACTATCAGAGAAACAAAAACAATACTTCTTTCAAAGAAATACCTGAAGTTATTAGTCAAAGAATGATTCGGAGAATGGCTATTTTTAGCGGACTTCCTACAGGTTTAGGTATTTTTTCCTTTTTTGCCTTTTATTTCTTGGTAAAACAAGAATGGTTTAAAATTCCTAATACCGCCGTATTATTGGTCACTATGGGTTTATTTGGGTTAGGTGTGTTAGGTTTAAGTTATGGCATTCTTTCGACATCATGGGATGAAGAAAGAGTTGGTACTAGGTGGGGTTGGTCAGATTTTACTCTCAATTTTGGTAGAATGACTTCCGCATGGAAAAACGCACGACAAGAATCTATTAATAAATAA
- the psbB gene encoding photosystem II chlorophyll-binding protein CP47 — protein sequence MGLPWYRVHTVVINDPGRLIAVHLMHTALVAGWAGSMALYELAVFDPSDAVLNPMWRQGMFVLPFMARLGVTGSWGGWSITGETGIDPGFWSFEGVAIAHIVLSGLLFLAAVWHWVFWDLELFTDSRTGEPALDLPKMFGIHLFLSGLLCFGFGAFHLTGLWGPGMWISDPYALTGHVQPVAPEWGPAGFNPFNPGGVVAHHIAAGIVGIIAGLFHLSVRPPERLYKALRMGNIETVLSSSIAAVFFAAFVVAGTMWYGNATTPVELFGPTRYQWDQGYYQQEIQRRVETSIADGATAEEAWEAIPEKLAFYDYVGNSPAKGGLFRTGAMDKGDGIAQGWLGHPVFKDKDGNELFLRRLPNFFETFPVVLTDADGVVRADIPFRRAESALSIEQTGVTVSFLGGELDGKTFSDPLDVKRYARKAQLGEPFAFDTETLNSDGVFRTSTRGWFTFGHACFALLFFFGHIWHGARTLFRDVFAGIDPDLDPEQVEWGLFQKVGDKSSRRPESA from the coding sequence ATGGGACTACCTTGGTACAGAGTACATACAGTTGTAATTAACGATCCCGGTCGTTTAATTGCAGTGCATTTAATGCACACCGCATTAGTAGCAGGTTGGGCGGGATCTATGGCTTTATATGAACTAGCTGTATTTGATCCTAGCGATGCCGTGTTGAATCCCATGTGGAGACAAGGAATGTTCGTTTTACCCTTTATGGCACGTCTAGGGGTAACAGGTTCTTGGGGTGGTTGGAGTATCACCGGAGAAACAGGTATTGATCCGGGCTTCTGGTCTTTTGAAGGTGTTGCGATCGCGCATATCGTCCTCTCTGGACTCTTATTCTTAGCCGCCGTATGGCACTGGGTATTCTGGGACTTAGAATTATTCACCGACTCCCGTACAGGTGAACCGGCTCTCGATTTACCTAAAATGTTCGGGATTCACTTATTCTTATCTGGATTACTCTGTTTCGGTTTTGGTGCATTCCACCTAACAGGATTATGGGGACCGGGTATGTGGATATCTGATCCTTATGCTTTAACTGGTCACGTTCAACCCGTAGCACCAGAATGGGGACCTGCTGGTTTTAACCCCTTTAACCCAGGTGGTGTCGTAGCTCACCACATTGCAGCAGGTATCGTTGGTATTATTGCAGGTTTATTCCACCTCAGCGTTCGTCCTCCCGAAAGACTTTATAAAGCCCTTCGTATGGGGAACATTGAAACCGTACTTTCTAGCAGTATCGCAGCAGTATTCTTTGCCGCTTTCGTAGTAGCTGGAACAATGTGGTATGGTAACGCCACTACCCCCGTAGAATTATTTGGACCTACCCGTTATCAATGGGATCAAGGGTACTATCAACAAGAAATTCAACGTCGAGTAGAAACCAGTATCGCTGATGGTGCAACTGCTGAGGAAGCATGGGAAGCAATTCCTGAAAAACTAGCATTCTATGACTATGTAGGAAATAGCCCCGCTAAAGGTGGTTTATTCCGTACTGGTGCAATGGATAAAGGAGACGGTATTGCTCAAGGTTGGTTAGGACATCCCGTATTTAAGGATAAAGATGGTAACGAATTATTCTTACGCCGTCTTCCTAACTTCTTTGAAACCTTCCCCGTAGTTTTAACCGATGCCGATGGTGTAGTTCGTGCGGATATTCCTTTCCGTCGTGCTGAATCCGCTTTAAGTATTGAGCAAACTGGCGTTACTGTTAGTTTCTTAGGTGGTGAGTTAGATGGTAAAACCTTTAGTGATCCTCTTGATGTTAAACGCTATGCGCGTAAAGCACAATTAGGTGAACCTTTTGCCTTTGATACTGAAACCTTAAATTCTGACGGTGTATTCCGTACCAGCACTCGTGGTTGGTTTACTTTTGGTCATGCTTGTTTTGCATTACTATTCTTCTTTGGTCATATTTGGCACGGTGCGCGTACATTATTCCGTGATGTATTTGCCGGTATCGATCCAGACTTAGACCCAGAACAAGTAGAATGGGGTTTATTCCAAAAAGTTGGGGATAAATCTAGTCGTCGTCCAGAATCTGCATAA